The proteins below are encoded in one region of Syntrophorhabdus sp.:
- a CDS encoding DedA family protein: MKQNLVRRLYDWVLHWAHTPYGTPALFVLALAESSFFPIPPDVLLIALAVSVPARAFKYAFVCSLGSVIGGTIGYGIGYVLWYTSDGGFSAFARFFFDYIPGFTQDVFNLVKGKYDENAFLAVFTAGFTPIPYKVFTIAGGVCKVNFLEFILASAVGRSLRFFLVAGIIWKFGEPMTRWIDRYFNKLAILFTVLLIGGFIVIKLLLK, translated from the coding sequence ATGAAGCAAAACCTCGTCAGGCGGCTGTACGATTGGGTGCTTCACTGGGCGCATACCCCCTATGGCACACCAGCTCTCTTTGTTCTCGCCCTGGCGGAGAGTTCCTTTTTCCCTATTCCTCCCGACGTGCTCCTCATTGCACTGGCGGTTTCCGTGCCGGCGAGGGCATTCAAGTATGCCTTCGTCTGTTCCCTGGGTTCAGTGATCGGAGGCACCATCGGCTACGGCATCGGGTATGTTCTCTGGTACACGTCTGACGGGGGCTTCAGTGCCTTCGCGCGGTTCTTCTTCGATTACATTCCCGGCTTTACCCAGGATGTCTTCAACCTCGTCAAGGGCAAGTATGACGAGAACGCCTTTCTGGCAGTGTTCACCGCCGGTTTCACGCCCATACCATACAAGGTCTTCACCATTGCCGGCGGAGTCTGCAAAGTGAACTTCCTGGAGTTCATCCTGGCGTCAGCCGTAGGCCGCTCCCTTCGCTTCTTCCTCGTTGCGGGGATAATATGGAAATTCGGCGAGCCCATGACACGTTGGATCGACAGGTATTTCAACAAGCTCGCCATCCTGTTCACGGTCCTGCTCATCGGCGGCTTCATCGTGATCAAGCTGTTGCTGAAGTAG
- a CDS encoding flavocytochrome c, producing the protein MTEEKKEGLAMNRRDLLKTSLGIGAVAAAGAFGLHFGGSKAEAAPLRQLPKKWDEEIDVVIVGSGFAGLAAAAEAAAAGAKTVILEKMPTYGGNSIINGGVYASWDDEYHLRQKLNLGNDSVEQHKADTLKGGDFYNIPDLVEILAKGATPALNWMIKDGGLKIRQTVTRAGGHSAYRTHTCVEGVGRGYTEAIKKIAEGKGAKVRLGTEVTWIWRKDVNSPVAGVEIKTPKGKKNLKIKKALILASGGFSRDIKMRAAFNPGIVPEFNCTNHPGATGEMLRFAQSIGADSLQLAFIQLYPFAEPETGILDTPAVYPFNGVGYGLVYVSKKGKRFVNELERRDVCSFAQIKLGDKPTYSIFNEEMVTKMGGTKEEVEKGIKKGRFIKAATIAELAGKLKLPADVLEDTIKKHNQYIKDGKDPECNKPMTKSMIPLDKGPFYGIAQWPAVHHTMGGLRIDKDARVIDIWGAPIPRLYAAGEVTGGVHGSNRLGSNAIPDCVVFGRIAGANAAKEK; encoded by the coding sequence ATGACAGAGGAGAAAAAGGAAGGACTCGCGATGAACAGGCGTGACCTCCTGAAGACCTCTCTCGGCATCGGCGCCGTTGCAGCGGCCGGCGCTTTTGGCCTTCACTTTGGGGGCAGCAAGGCAGAGGCGGCTCCGCTTCGCCAGTTGCCGAAGAAATGGGACGAGGAGATCGACGTCGTGATCGTGGGTTCCGGTTTTGCCGGACTGGCGGCGGCGGCGGAGGCCGCGGCAGCCGGAGCCAAGACCGTGATACTGGAGAAGATGCCCACATACGGCGGCAACTCCATTATAAACGGCGGCGTGTACGCGTCCTGGGACGACGAGTACCATCTGCGCCAGAAGCTGAACCTCGGCAATGACAGCGTCGAGCAGCACAAGGCGGATACATTGAAAGGTGGAGATTTCTACAATATTCCGGACCTGGTGGAGATCCTGGCAAAGGGTGCGACACCGGCACTCAACTGGATGATCAAGGACGGCGGTTTGAAGATCCGACAAACGGTCACGAGGGCTGGCGGACACAGCGCCTACAGGACGCACACCTGTGTTGAGGGTGTGGGCCGCGGATACACGGAAGCGATCAAGAAGATCGCCGAAGGCAAGGGAGCGAAGGTAAGGCTCGGCACCGAGGTCACCTGGATCTGGAGGAAAGACGTCAACAGCCCTGTCGCGGGCGTTGAGATAAAGACCCCGAAAGGGAAGAAGAATCTCAAGATAAAGAAAGCCCTTATTCTGGCTTCAGGCGGGTTCAGCAGGGACATCAAGATGCGCGCGGCATTCAACCCCGGCATCGTCCCCGAGTTCAACTGCACCAACCACCCCGGTGCAACGGGCGAAATGCTCCGGTTTGCCCAGTCGATCGGGGCTGATTCCCTGCAGCTCGCCTTCATTCAGCTCTATCCCTTCGCGGAGCCTGAAACGGGCATTCTCGATACGCCTGCCGTCTATCCCTTCAACGGTGTCGGCTACGGCCTCGTTTATGTCAGCAAGAAGGGCAAGAGGTTCGTCAACGAACTGGAACGGCGCGATGTGTGCTCCTTTGCCCAGATCAAGCTGGGAGACAAACCGACGTACTCCATCTTCAACGAGGAGATGGTAACGAAGATGGGCGGTACAAAGGAAGAGGTCGAGAAGGGCATCAAGAAAGGCCGTTTCATCAAGGCCGCGACGATCGCCGAGCTTGCCGGCAAGCTGAAGCTGCCGGCGGACGTCCTTGAAGACACGATAAAGAAGCACAATCAGTATATCAAAGACGGCAAGGACCCCGAATGCAACAAGCCCATGACGAAGAGCATGATCCCCCTCGATAAGGGTCCTTTCTATGGCATAGCCCAGTGGCCCGCCGTTCACCACACGATGGGCGGTCTGAGAATAGACAAGGACGCCCGGGTCATCGATATATGGGGCGCACCCATCCCGCGTCTTTACGCTGCCGGTGAGGTGACGGGCGGAGTCCACGGTTCCAACCGCCTCGGAAGCAACGCCATTCCCGACTGCGTCGTCTTCGGCAGAATAGCCGGGGCCAACGCGGCAAAAGAGAAATAA
- a CDS encoding mechanosensitive ion channel family protein produces the protein MELLNKIYYGNAVQDWLIAAGILVVVFAILKIIQRVGINRLSKLSLLTHNRIDDLLVGVLENTKFFFLLVASAYVASLTITFKPSVTTVSEKVIVLVLILQGGFWASAAVSFGLARNIEKRMGEDASSATTITFLGFVARIILWIIVLLSMLANLGVNITGLITGLGIGGIAVALAVQNILGDLLASLSIVLDKPFVIGDFIVVDSLAGTIEHIGLKTTRIRSLSGEQLVFSNNDLLKSRVRNYGRMSERRIVFKLGVIYQTSLEKLKAIKEILTDIVNNQENARLDRVHFKEYGDSSLNFEVVYYVTNPDYGLYMDVQERINQEIFRRFEEQGIEFAYPTQTIYIQREGE, from the coding sequence ATGGAATTGCTGAACAAGATCTATTACGGAAATGCGGTACAGGACTGGCTCATCGCGGCGGGTATCCTGGTGGTCGTGTTCGCCATACTGAAGATCATCCAGCGCGTCGGGATCAACCGGTTGTCGAAGCTGAGCCTTCTGACCCACAACAGGATCGATGACCTTCTCGTCGGGGTTCTCGAAAATACGAAGTTCTTCTTTCTCCTTGTCGCCTCCGCCTATGTGGCGTCCCTCACGATCACGTTCAAACCTTCCGTCACGACCGTGTCCGAGAAGGTGATCGTCCTCGTCCTCATTCTGCAGGGAGGTTTCTGGGCAAGCGCCGCCGTGTCTTTCGGGCTCGCCAGGAACATCGAGAAGCGGATGGGCGAGGACGCGTCCAGCGCCACCACGATCACCTTCCTCGGGTTTGTCGCACGCATCATTCTGTGGATCATCGTCCTTCTTTCGATGCTGGCCAATCTGGGCGTCAACATCACCGGCCTTATCACCGGCCTCGGCATAGGAGGCATCGCGGTCGCCCTGGCGGTCCAGAACATACTCGGCGACCTTCTGGCCTCCCTGTCGATCGTACTGGACAAACCTTTTGTCATAGGCGATTTCATCGTCGTCGATTCCCTCGCCGGAACCATCGAGCATATCGGCCTGAAGACGACGCGGATCCGCAGCCTCAGCGGAGAGCAACTGGTCTTCTCCAACAACGACCTCCTGAAAAGCCGTGTCCGCAACTACGGCCGCATGTCCGAAAGGCGCATTGTCTTCAAGCTCGGCGTCATATACCAGACCTCCCTCGAAAAGCTGAAAGCCATCAAAGAGATCCTAACCGACATAGTCAACAATCAGGAGAACGCGCGCCTTGACCGCGTCCATTTCAAGGAATACGGCGATTCATCCCTGAACTTCGAGGTTGTCTACTACGTGACCAATCCGGATTACGGCTTGTACATGGACGTTCAGGAAAGGATCAACCAGGAGATATTCCGGCGCTTCGAGGAACAGGGCATCGAGTTCGCCTACCCCACGCAAACAATCTATATACAGCGCGAAGGGGAGTGA